The following is a genomic window from Planctomycetia bacterium.
AAAGTAGCGGTATAACAGGCCATGCGAACCGTCATCATCGTCGCCATGAATCAGAATCGCCTCATCGGCAAGGCCGGCGGCCTGCCTTGGCATGTCCCCGCCGATCTTAAGCACTTCAAGCAGACGACCATGGGCCATGCCCTCATCATGGGCCGCAAGACCTACGACTCCTGCGGCAAGCCGCTGCCCGGTCGGCGAAACGTCGTCATCACCCGCGATCCGACAAAGTACACGGCCGTGGCGAATGCGGACGCATCGATGCCGAAGGACACCACGCTCGATTTTGTCGCAACTCTGGACGCGGCAATTGAGCTGTGCCGATCGCGTCGCGAGGAGATCGCCTTCATCGCCGGCGGCTCGCAGATTTACGCCCAGGCGATGCCGCTCGTCGACGAAATGATCATCACCATGATTAACGCTCCGGACGCCGAGGGTGACGCGCTCTTTCCGGAATTCGACGAATCAGCATGGGAAACATCCCCCTTTACGGCCGATCCGTCACTTCGCGTCACTCACTACCGGCGTAAGCCGACATCAGGATCCTGATTCGTTACGCCTGCTTCGGTCCTTTACCCTTTCCAACCGAGAGCGCGATCGTTTTAGTCTCGCAGAGCGGTGTGCTCGTAGTCGGCTCGGCCAGCAATTCCGCAATGGTCGAGCTCGCGAAGGCCTCTTCCGCCTTGGCCATCGCGTCATCCAGGCGGCGATGAAGGGGGCACAGGTCGACGCCGTGAGTCTTCAAATCGAGCGGACATGTCTTGATCCGTTGAATCGGGTCCACGGCATTGATCACATCAAGCACCGAGATTTCCTCGGCACGCCTGACCAGGGCAAAGCCACCGTTTCGTCCGGGATGCGAGACAACCAGTCCCCTGCGGGCAAGGGCTTGAAGCACCTTTGACAAATATCCGGCGGGAACGCGAGTTGCCTCCGCGATATGCTGCGTTCCCAGCGAACCGTCGCCTTGAGACGCCAGCCAGACGACGGCCCTTAGTGCGTACTCTGCGGTCTGGGAAATCATTGCGGCGCCCTTATATTATTTGAGGGAGGGTCAGGCTCCGATTCAGAATCCTTCGCAGCCCCCAGCCTTACACCCAGGGGTGGATCATGGAGCACGGACCCGCCTCAACAGCAAGATTCTTGCAGGAAAAAACCGTAAACCTATCTCTTGACATCCAGATTATACCATGCTAACTTTGTAACATCAACCTAGATGTCTAGGTATATGTTAAAAGGCGCGGCCACTTGGAGCATAAACACTTTCTGCACAGCCCTTTAGAGAAACGGATGCCGAATATGAAGAACTATCGACTCTGGATTTCGTTGGCTCTTGTCATCGCGGGTTCATTTCTGGTTCTCATCTACTACGGGATCGAAATCTACCGAGTAGCTCCCCCTATTCCCTCTGCCGTAGTGGGCCCCGACGGCCGAGTCCTCATGACCGACTCCGACATACGAGACGGCCAGAACGTCTGGCAATCTCTCGGAGGACAGGAACTTGGGAGCATCTGGGGACACGGTGCGTACGTCGCACCAGATTGGTCGGCGGACTGGCTGCATCGCGAGGCTGAGCAGATTCTCGAAGAGAAGGCCCGAGGCCTTGGTGCGGAGAGTTTCGAAAAGCTGGACCTCGACCGGCAGGCCATGCTTAAGGCGGCGCTTCAAAGGGAATTACGCGGCAACCAGGTGAATGCCGAAACAAATGTCCTCACCATCTCCGCGGAGCGCGCGGCGGCCATTCGGACCGTCGGAATGCACTACGCGAGCCTCTTCGCCGATGACCCTGCGATGGAGGAGCTGCGCGACGCCTACGCGATTCCCGCCAACGCAATCAAAGACCCCTCGCGGCAGTCGGCGATGAATGCCTTTTTCTTCTGGACCGCGTGGACCTGCGTGACCAATCGGCCCGGCAGCGAAATCACCTATACAAACAACTGGCCACCGGATGAACTCGTCGGCAACAGGCCGACCGGCGCCATTGTCGTCTGGTCGGTAATCAGCTTCGTATTGCTGCTCGGCGGCATTGCCGCCCTGGCATGGTACTTTGCCATTCAGCGAAATAAGGATGAGCCCGAGCACGCCGCACCGGACATCGATCCGCTGATGGCTCTGAATCCGACTCCCTCAATGCAAGCCGTGCTCAAATACTTTTGGGTCGTCGCCGCGCTTATTGTCGTCCAGGTCGGCTTTGGCGCGGTCACGGCGCATTACGGCGTCGAGGGATCGGGCTTCTACGGCTTTCCCCTCGCCAAGTGGCTGCCCTACTCGGTGACGCGAACCTGGCATACCCAGCTCGGCATCTTCTGGATCGCTACGGCCTGGCTTGCCACCGGCCTGTACATGGCCCCCGCAGTCTCCGGACACGAACCGAAGTTCCAGCGCGCAGGCGTCAATTTCCTCTTCGTCTGTCTGCTCATCATCGTCGTCGGGTCGATGGCCGGACAATGGTTGTCCGTTCAGCAAAAGCTCGGCTTCACGGCGGGCTTCTGGTTCGGTCACCAGGGATACGAATACGTGGACCTGGGCCGCTTCTGGCAAATATTCCTGTTCATCGGTCTTATTCTCTGGCTGTTCTTGATGGGCCGGGCGATGTGGCCCGCGCTGCGACGACCCGGTGAACACCGCCAACTGCTCAGCCTCTTCTTCATCGCATCCGTCGCCATCGCCTTGTTCTACGGCGCAGGCCTCATGTGGGGACGCCAGACGCACCTGGCCATCGCCGAGTACTGGCGATGGTGGGTGGTGCACCTGTGGGTCGAGGGCTTCTTTGAGGTGTTCGCAACCGTGGTCATCGCGTTCCTGTTCACCCGAATGGGTCTCCTGAGAACCGCGACCGCGACGGTCGCCGTACTCTTCTCTACGACGATTTTCCTCGCCGGCGGAATCATTGGCACGTTCCATCATCTCTACTTCACCGGCACCCCCACGATCGTGCTTGCACTCGGCGCAACCTTCAGCGCCCTGGAGGTGGTGCCGCTCGTCCTGATCGGCTTCGAGGCGTACGAAAATCTCACGCTCAGCCGCGTGCGGCCGTGGGTCATCGCCTACAAGTGGCCGATTTACTTCTTCATCGCCGTTGCCTTCTGGAACCTCGTCGGCGCGGGCCTGTTCGGGTTCCTCATCAATCCGCCGATCGCCCTCTACTACATGCAGGGATTGAACACCACGCCGGTCCACGGCCATGCCGCCCTCTTCGGCGTCTATGGAATGCTGGGCATCGGGCTCATGTTGTTTTGCATGAAGGGACTGGCCTCTCATAAGCAGTGGCGCACTGGCGCGCTGGCGTATGCATTCTGGTCCATCAATATCGGTCTGGCCTTGATGGTAATGGTCAGCCTGCTGCCCGTCGGACTGATGCAGACCTGGGCGAGCGTCCATCGCGGAATGTGGTATGCCCGGTCCGCCGAGTTCCTTCAGACCCCGATCATGGACACCCTTCGGTGGCTGCGCGTCCTGGGCGATACCGTGTTCGCAACCGGCGTACTGGCCCTTGGCTATTTCATCCTGGGGCTGAAGACCGGATGGTCGCTGAGTCCATTGAACGAGACCATAGGACAGACGATCCCCAATAATCGTGGCAAGGGCACGCAAACTCCCGCGACGGCCACTGCGAACTGAGTCAACCTACCCAGGCAATTGAAAGGACGATTTCCATGAACGATTTGAATCCGAACACAACCGTTGGCGCTCTTGTGGCTGAGCAGCCCGCTCGGGCACGCGTCTTTGAGAGCTTCGGAATTGACTATTGCTGCGGTGGGAAGCGACCGCTGGCGCAGGTCTGTGACCAGGGCGGAATCAACTTCGACCGGGTACGAGATGCACTTCTGGAATCAGACAGGGCGTCTCGAACCACCGAGGAAACCGACTGGTCCAAAGCATCACTCACCGATCTCACGCAACACATCGTGAACCGACACCATGAGTTCTTGCGCGAAGAATTGCCCCGTTTGGCGGCCATGCTCGACAAAGTCGTCGTCGCTCACGGCCAGCGGCACCCCGAAATGCCCATCTGTCGGGACATCTTCTGGTCATTTAGGGCCGAGATGGAGGCACACATGCACAAGGAGGAGTCGATTCTCTTTCCACTCATACGTACATTGGAGACCGAGAAGCATGTTACGCCGTTTCATTGCGGCAGCATTGCAAATCCAATCAGCGTGATGGAGGCGGAGCACGACCACGCAGGCGATGCCCTGGCGAAGTTGCGCGAACTGACCAATGGATTCCGCCCCCCTCCCGACGCATGCACGACCT
Proteins encoded in this region:
- a CDS encoding dihydrofolate reductase — protein: MRTVIIVAMNQNRLIGKAGGLPWHVPADLKHFKQTTMGHALIMGRKTYDSCGKPLPGRRNVVITRDPTKYTAVANADASMPKDTTLDFVATLDAAIELCRSRREEIAFIAGGSQIYAQAMPLVDEMIITMINAPDAEGDALFPEFDESAWETSPFTADPSLRVTHYRRKPTSGS
- a CDS encoding Rrf2 family transcriptional regulator; this encodes MISQTAEYALRAVVWLASQGDGSLGTQHIAEATRVPAGYLSKVLQALARRGLVVSHPGRNGGFALVRRAEEISVLDVINAVDPIQRIKTCPLDLKTHGVDLCPLHRRLDDAMAKAEEAFASSTIAELLAEPTTSTPLCETKTIALSVGKGKGPKQA
- a CDS encoding nitric-oxide reductase large subunit is translated as MKNYRLWISLALVIAGSFLVLIYYGIEIYRVAPPIPSAVVGPDGRVLMTDSDIRDGQNVWQSLGGQELGSIWGHGAYVAPDWSADWLHREAEQILEEKARGLGAESFEKLDLDRQAMLKAALQRELRGNQVNAETNVLTISAERAAAIRTVGMHYASLFADDPAMEELRDAYAIPANAIKDPSRQSAMNAFFFWTAWTCVTNRPGSEITYTNNWPPDELVGNRPTGAIVVWSVISFVLLLGGIAALAWYFAIQRNKDEPEHAAPDIDPLMALNPTPSMQAVLKYFWVVAALIVVQVGFGAVTAHYGVEGSGFYGFPLAKWLPYSVTRTWHTQLGIFWIATAWLATGLYMAPAVSGHEPKFQRAGVNFLFVCLLIIVVGSMAGQWLSVQQKLGFTAGFWFGHQGYEYVDLGRFWQIFLFIGLILWLFLMGRAMWPALRRPGEHRQLLSLFFIASVAIALFYGAGLMWGRQTHLAIAEYWRWWVVHLWVEGFFEVFATVVIAFLFTRMGLLRTATATVAVLFSTTIFLAGGIIGTFHHLYFTGTPTIVLALGATFSALEVVPLVLIGFEAYENLTLSRVRPWVIAYKWPIYFFIAVAFWNLVGAGLFGFLINPPIALYYMQGLNTTPVHGHAALFGVYGMLGIGLMLFCMKGLASHKQWRTGALAYAFWSINIGLALMVMVSLLPVGLMQTWASVHRGMWYARSAEFLQTPIMDTLRWLRVLGDTVFATGVLALGYFILGLKTGWSLSPLNETIGQTIPNNRGKGTQTPATATAN
- the ric gene encoding iron-sulfur cluster repair di-iron protein, giving the protein MNDLNPNTTVGALVAEQPARARVFESFGIDYCCGGKRPLAQVCDQGGINFDRVRDALLESDRASRTTEETDWSKASLTDLTQHIVNRHHEFLREELPRLAAMLDKVVVAHGQRHPEMPICRDIFWSFRAEMEAHMHKEESILFPLIRTLETEKHVTPFHCGSIANPISVMEAEHDHAGDALAKLRELTNGFRPPPDACTTFRVLLNDLQRLEADMHQHVHKENNILFPRALELEKNLGTVASA